One genomic window of Meleagris gallopavo isolate NT-WF06-2002-E0010 breed Aviagen turkey brand Nicholas breeding stock chromosome 22, Turkey_5.1, whole genome shotgun sequence includes the following:
- the XKR7 gene encoding XK-related protein 7 has product RRYRLRDGCWVLCALLVCFADGASDLWLAAHYYVRGQRWWFGLTLLFVLLPSLVVQLLSFRWFVYDFAVGTKDNAGGRRGCCRLCVWLLQGCIHLLQLGQVWRYLRTLYLGLQSRWQAEHRRRHFYWRMMFENADISMLRLLETFLKSAPQLVLQLSIMVQQNDIEALQGFSASASLVSLAWMIASYQKVLRDSREDKMPMSYKGAVVQILWHLFTIAARAIAFALFASVFQLYFGIFIVTHWCIMTFWIIQGETDFCMSKWEEIIYNMVVGIIYIFCWFNVKEGRSRYRMCIYYIITLSENAALTILWFLYYDRKTMSDFNALILVCVVSSSFALGIFFMFIYYCLLHPNGPMFGPSSGGCIFRQRPPPAPSSPADVVTKPGVGFGHPFHFGVFCGSAAARSGAVDVRIILGGRLNRSEDYRP; this is encoded by the exons CGGGCTGACGCTGCTCTTCGTGCTGCTGCCCTCGCTCGTGgtgcagctgctcagcttcaGGTGGTTCGTGTACGACTTCGCCGTCGGCACCAAGGACAACGCCGGCGGCCGCCGCGGCTGCTGCCGCCTCTGCGTCTggttgctgcagggctgcatccacctgctgcagctggggcaggtCTGGAG GTACCTCCGCACGCTGTacctggggctgcagagccGCTGGCAGGCCGAGCACCGCCGCCGCCACTTCTACTGGAGGATGATGTTTGAGAATGCAGATATCAGCATGCTGCGGCTGCTGGAGACCTTCCTGAAGAGCGCACCgcagctggtgctgcagctcagcatcaTGGTGCAGCAGAATGACATCGAGGCACTGCAGG GGTTCTCGGCCTCGGCCTCACTCGTCTCCCTGGCATGGATGATTGCCTCTTACCAGAAGGTGCTGCGGGACTCACGGGAGGACAAGATGCCCATGTCCTACAAGGGAGCTGTGGTGCAGATCCTGTGGCACCTCTTCACCATCGCTGCCCGCGCCATCGCCTTCGCCCTCTTTGCCTCCGTGTTCCAGCTCTACTTTGGTATCTTCATCGTCACCCACTGGTGCATCATGACCTTCTGGATCATCCAGGGCGAGACGGACTTCTGCATGTCCAAGTGGGAGGAGATCATCTACAACATGGTGGTGGGCATCATCTACATCTTCTGTTGGTTCAATGTCAAGGAGGGACGGAGCCGCTACCGCATGTGCATCTACTACATCATCACGCTGTCGGAGAACGCCGCCCTCACCATCCTCTGGTTCCTCTACTACGACCGCAAGACCATGTCCGACTTCAACGCCTTAATCCTCGTCTGCGTGGTCAGCTCCAGCTTCGCCCTCGGCATCTTCTTCATGTTCATCTACTACTGCCTCTTGCACCCCAACGGCCCCATGTTCGGTCCCAGCTCTGGGGGCTGCATTTTCCGGCAGCGGCCGCCCCCCGCGCCGAGTTCCCCTGCGGACGTGGTCACCA AGCCGGGCGTTGGGTTCGGTCATCCCTTCCATTTCGGGGTGTTCTGCGGTTCTGCGGCTGCGAGGAGCGGAGCTGTCGATGTGCGAATAATCCTCGGAGGAAGATTAAACAGATCGGAAGATTACCGGCCCTAA